In Nocardia asteroides, a single genomic region encodes these proteins:
- the eccCa gene encoding type VII secretion protein EccCa: MTVTRRFVRPARMVRGPKAPAVTELRLQPPTELPKPVPPSRLKMIMPVVMVAAMCGMVVIMVRGGGIGSSPMAMLFPVMMMVSMFGMMGGSMAGNSSGGAASLNEERKDYLRSLTDNRKTVHGSEAELFEFLRYTHPGPGALTRLIGGKRMWEVQVAHPQFLRVRVGRGRIANQVRVIVPEAAPTSDLDPVGVVELTRFAKAYSTVGGMPVAINLLSAPQLGLEGDPEAVAGLVRAMIAEAVVLHGPDQVAVAAVLTDPDAEHWAWLKWLPHTQHPADTDAIGPGRMIYRTVSELRAKVLAGLNRGPFSANSQPTLDRQHYLLLVETAGAATDRDISGIDGCTWIRIGAAEQYLPRALRFTVAADGALSELSARGPRPVGTADAMSAPAVRALARTLSPYRLTTVVEAVAAEQAGTGTSWEELVGIVDPGDIRVARQWPQRRDADRTRLNIPFGHDPAGGIVHLDIKESAEEGMGPHGMCIGATGSGKSEFLRTLVLSAVATHPPDLLNLLLVDFKGGATFLGFDRLSHVTAVVTNMEEEADLVTRMEDVINGEMARRQRILRDAGNFASVADYERAREQGAELAPLPTLLIILDEFAELLEQYPGFAKLFVAIGRLGRSLRIHLLLASQKVPANRMGELEAHLSYRIALRTNQTSDSRDAIGTADAYHLPKKPGAGYLRVGSGELQRFQAAYVGAPYAAPVQSVAGAQRVRRAGGGYRPPQLFVAGMITEHRPAPVEPEPAVLEPESGVDPVTVMETVLQQLAGHGRRAHAMWLPPLLVPQTLDRMVPAVPPGALQVPVALVDRPRQQRQDIWSVDLAGAGGHVAVVGGPQSGKSTTLQTLVLSAALTHTPEQAQFYCLDFSGGLAGLRRLPHVGSIASSRDGDRIRRTFALITNLIANRQTLFGELGIDSMREFRRRRGTPAGAAELAERGDRHGDVFVVVDGWDIGFAVNGPYFDEYLPLMESIALQGLNFGVHLMVSSSRWVAIRPAVKDLLQTRIELRLGDLTDTVFGNYRAAVAAVPAERPGRGITAEGLHMLVALPRVDGTGDVESAGAGLAAAVDRLGAQYRERHAPEVKLLPARITLAEIGAGLPAPATPAERLRVPFGIRESDLSAATIDFGVSTHLIVLGSSGSGKSTVLSALLAAIRDRFDPSQARVLLVDYRRQHMDALPEEQLVGYLTSERDGIDNLPAFAEKMRSRRAPDGVTSQQLRERSWWSGPEIFVVVDDYHMVAQRGARNPLEPLKDLIVDGRDTGLHVVVARNIAQADTAMYDSVLGQMKNLNSSGFIMDGSKLDGILVGDVKATKQPVGRGILVEPLHSRKDLVQSAWIPRDESTG, translated from the coding sequence GTGACGGTGACCCGCCGCTTCGTGCGGCCCGCCAGGATGGTGCGCGGGCCGAAGGCGCCCGCGGTGACCGAGCTGCGCCTGCAACCCCCCACCGAACTGCCGAAACCGGTGCCGCCGTCCCGGCTCAAGATGATCATGCCGGTGGTGATGGTCGCGGCCATGTGCGGCATGGTCGTGATCATGGTCCGCGGCGGCGGCATCGGCAGCTCGCCGATGGCCATGCTCTTCCCGGTCATGATGATGGTCTCGATGTTCGGCATGATGGGCGGCTCGATGGCGGGCAACTCGTCCGGCGGCGCGGCGAGCCTGAACGAGGAGCGCAAGGACTACCTGCGCAGCCTCACCGACAACCGGAAGACGGTGCACGGCTCCGAGGCCGAGCTCTTCGAGTTCCTGCGCTACACCCATCCCGGCCCCGGCGCGCTGACCCGGCTGATCGGCGGCAAGCGGATGTGGGAGGTGCAGGTGGCGCACCCGCAGTTCCTGCGGGTGCGGGTCGGTCGCGGCCGGATCGCCAACCAGGTGCGGGTGATCGTGCCCGAGGCGGCGCCGACCTCGGATCTGGACCCGGTCGGCGTGGTCGAGCTGACCCGGTTCGCGAAGGCGTACTCGACGGTCGGCGGGATGCCGGTCGCGATCAACCTGCTCTCCGCGCCGCAGCTCGGCCTGGAGGGCGACCCAGAGGCGGTCGCCGGGCTGGTCAGGGCCATGATCGCCGAGGCCGTCGTGCTGCACGGCCCGGACCAGGTCGCGGTGGCCGCGGTGCTCACCGACCCCGATGCCGAGCACTGGGCCTGGCTGAAGTGGCTGCCGCACACCCAGCACCCGGCCGACACCGACGCCATCGGGCCGGGCCGGATGATCTACCGGACCGTGAGCGAGCTGCGCGCCAAGGTGCTGGCCGGGCTGAATCGCGGCCCGTTCTCCGCCAACTCCCAGCCGACGCTCGACCGCCAGCACTACCTGCTGCTGGTGGAGACCGCGGGCGCCGCGACCGACCGGGACATCTCCGGCATCGACGGCTGCACCTGGATCCGGATCGGCGCGGCGGAGCAGTACCTGCCGCGCGCGCTGCGCTTCACCGTCGCCGCGGACGGCGCGCTGAGCGAGCTGAGCGCCCGCGGACCGCGCCCCGTCGGCACCGCCGACGCCATGTCGGCGCCGGCGGTGCGCGCGCTCGCCCGCACCCTCTCGCCGTACCGGCTGACCACCGTGGTCGAGGCGGTCGCCGCCGAGCAGGCGGGGACCGGGACCAGCTGGGAGGAGCTGGTCGGGATCGTCGACCCCGGCGACATCCGGGTGGCCAGGCAGTGGCCGCAGCGCCGGGACGCCGACCGCACCCGGTTGAACATCCCCTTCGGCCACGACCCGGCGGGCGGGATCGTGCACCTCGACATCAAGGAGTCCGCCGAGGAGGGGATGGGGCCGCACGGCATGTGCATCGGCGCCACCGGCTCGGGCAAGTCGGAATTCCTGCGCACCCTCGTCCTCTCGGCCGTCGCGACGCACCCGCCGGACCTGCTCAACCTGCTGCTCGTCGACTTCAAGGGCGGCGCCACCTTCCTCGGCTTCGACCGGCTCTCGCACGTCACCGCGGTCGTCACCAACATGGAGGAGGAGGCCGATCTCGTCACCCGCATGGAGGACGTGATCAACGGCGAGATGGCCCGCCGCCAGCGCATCCTGCGCGACGCGGGCAACTTCGCCAGCGTGGCCGATTACGAGCGGGCGCGGGAGCAGGGCGCCGAGCTGGCCCCGCTGCCGACGCTGCTGATCATCCTGGACGAGTTCGCCGAGCTGCTGGAGCAGTACCCGGGCTTCGCCAAGCTCTTCGTCGCGATCGGCAGGCTCGGCCGCTCGCTCCGGATCCACCTGCTGCTCGCCTCGCAGAAGGTGCCCGCCAACCGGATGGGCGAGCTGGAGGCGCACCTGTCGTACCGGATCGCGCTGCGCACCAACCAGACCAGCGATTCCCGCGACGCCATCGGCACCGCCGACGCCTACCACCTGCCGAAGAAGCCGGGCGCCGGATATCTGCGGGTCGGCTCGGGCGAGCTGCAGCGCTTCCAGGCCGCCTATGTCGGGGCGCCGTACGCGGCGCCGGTGCAGAGCGTCGCGGGCGCGCAGCGGGTGCGGCGGGCGGGCGGCGGCTATCGGCCGCCGCAGCTCTTCGTCGCCGGGATGATCACCGAGCACCGGCCCGCCCCCGTCGAGCCGGAACCCGCTGTGCTGGAACCGGAGTCCGGCGTCGACCCGGTGACCGTGATGGAGACGGTGCTGCAGCAGCTGGCCGGGCACGGCAGGCGGGCGCACGCGATGTGGCTGCCGCCGCTGCTGGTCCCGCAGACCCTCGACCGCATGGTCCCGGCGGTGCCGCCGGGCGCGCTACAGGTTCCGGTCGCGCTGGTGGACCGCCCGCGCCAGCAGCGCCAGGACATCTGGTCGGTGGATCTGGCCGGGGCGGGCGGGCACGTCGCGGTGGTCGGCGGGCCGCAGTCGGGCAAGTCGACCACGCTGCAGACCCTGGTGCTCTCCGCGGCGCTGACGCACACCCCGGAGCAGGCGCAGTTCTACTGCCTCGACTTCTCCGGCGGGCTCGCCGGGCTGCGCAGGCTGCCGCACGTCGGCTCGATCGCCTCGTCCCGCGACGGCGACCGGATCCGGCGCACCTTCGCCCTGATCACCAATCTGATCGCGAACAGGCAGACGCTCTTCGGCGAGCTCGGCATCGACTCCATGCGCGAGTTCCGCAGGCGCCGCGGCACCCCGGCCGGCGCGGCCGAGCTCGCGGAACGCGGTGATCGGCACGGCGACGTCTTCGTCGTGGTCGACGGCTGGGACATCGGCTTCGCGGTGAACGGCCCGTACTTCGACGAGTACCTGCCGCTGATGGAGTCGATCGCGCTGCAGGGGCTCAACTTCGGGGTGCACCTCATGGTGAGCAGCTCGCGCTGGGTCGCGATCCGCCCCGCCGTCAAGGATCTCCTGCAGACCAGGATCGAGCTGCGGCTCGGCGACCTCACCGACACGGTGTTCGGCAACTACCGGGCCGCGGTCGCGGCGGTGCCCGCCGAGCGGCCCGGCCGCGGCATCACCGCCGAGGGGCTGCACATGCTGGTCGCGCTGCCGCGGGTGGACGGCACCGGCGACGTCGAGTCCGCGGGCGCCGGGCTGGCCGCGGCCGTCGACCGGCTCGGCGCGCAGTACCGGGAGCGGCACGCGCCCGAGGTCAAGCTGCTGCCCGCGCGGATCACGCTGGCGGAGATCGGCGCCGGGCTGCCCGCGCCCGCCACTCCGGCCGAGCGGCTGCGGGTGCCCTTCGGCATCCGGGAATCCGACCTCTCCGCCGCCACCATCGATTTCGGCGTCTCGACGCACCTGATCGTGCTCGGCTCGTCGGGCTCCGGCAAGTCGACGGTGCTGAGCGCGCTGCTCGCCGCGATCCGGGACCGCTTCGACCCGTCGCAGGCCAGGGTGCTGCTGGTCGACTACCGCAGGCAGCACATGGACGCGCTGCCGGAGGAGCAGCTGGTCGGCTACCTCACCAGCGAGCGGGACGGGATCGACAACCTGCCCGCCTTCGCCGAGAAGATGCGCTCCCGCCGCGCGCCGGACGGTGTCACCTCGCAGCAGCTCAGGGAGCGCTCGTGGTGGAGCGGGCCGGAGATCTTCGTCGTCGTCGACGATTACCACATGGTCGCGCAGCGCGGCGCGCGAAATCCGCTGGAGCCGCTCAAGGATCTCATCGTCGACGGCCGCGACACCGGATTGCACGTCGTCGTCGCGCGCAATATCGCGCAGGCCGACACCGCGATGTACGACAGCGTGCTCGGCCAGATGAAGAATCTGAACTCCTCCGGATTCATCATGGACGGCTCGAAACTGGACGGCATTCTGGTCGGCGATGTGAAGGCGACCAAACAACCCGTCGGCCGCGGAATTCTGGTGGAGCCGTTGCATTCTCGGAAGGATCTCGTGCAGTCGGCGTGGATCCCGCGGGACGAATCGACGGGCTGA
- the eccB gene encoding type VII secretion protein EccB, producing MARFRVVTKHQISGWRFLLRRIEHALVRRDASMIDDPQRGRSTALSIGVALACVVIAGAAVLSFLKPAKKVADAKIVSEKDSGALFVRIGDRLHPALNLTSARLILGSAEKPVPVTREELAKYPRGPWVGIPGAPGSIADTAERDSSWTVCDTSRSGATAQVDPSTGLPTARLSAPHTTAIGGPLTVDGATTRGLAADEARLFRDDSTTWLVYTDGERGVVRAAIDPANTAVALALGIDAGAPVLAVSKGLIGAIPEAPPLTVPVVPGAGEVVTLNSGLTIPVGSVLTTSAPDQPAAYYLVSRDGMVRVTALLAAVVRNADAQGAASARTVGPDVLAANLRPGTWPGTASYPARPIRLVDPERIGVSCYHWSRTDRDPAAVTELLVGTGLPLSADEQRRTVSLVTAPASGGSTADAAHLPRDTGRFVQVTGADTGSPLRESLYWISDSGVRYGVEAALTGSGTDPTLTALALRTPVPAPWHIVSLFAVGPTLSQRDARVMHDGIPPDQLVAGFGGPS from the coding sequence GTGGCGCGTTTCCGGGTGGTGACCAAGCACCAGATCTCCGGGTGGCGGTTCCTGCTGCGCCGCATCGAGCACGCGCTGGTGCGCCGGGACGCCTCGATGATCGACGATCCGCAGCGCGGCCGCTCGACGGCGCTCTCGATCGGGGTCGCGCTCGCCTGCGTGGTGATCGCGGGCGCCGCCGTGCTGTCGTTCCTCAAGCCGGCGAAGAAGGTCGCGGACGCGAAGATCGTCTCCGAGAAGGATTCCGGCGCGCTCTTCGTGCGGATCGGCGACCGGCTGCACCCGGCGCTCAACCTGACCTCGGCGCGGCTCATCCTCGGGTCGGCGGAGAAGCCGGTCCCGGTCACCAGGGAGGAGCTGGCGAAGTATCCGCGCGGCCCGTGGGTTGGCATTCCCGGCGCGCCGGGCAGCATCGCCGACACCGCCGAGCGGGATTCGTCCTGGACGGTCTGCGACACCTCGCGCAGCGGCGCCACCGCCCAGGTCGATCCGAGCACCGGGCTGCCGACGGCCAGGCTCTCCGCGCCGCACACCACCGCGATCGGCGGGCCGCTCACCGTGGACGGCGCCACGACACGCGGCCTCGCCGCGGACGAGGCCAGGCTGTTCCGCGACGACAGCACCACCTGGCTGGTCTACACCGACGGCGAGCGCGGAGTCGTCCGCGCCGCCATCGACCCGGCGAACACCGCGGTCGCGCTCGCGCTCGGCATCGATGCGGGCGCGCCGGTGCTCGCCGTCTCGAAGGGGCTGATCGGGGCCATTCCCGAGGCGCCACCGCTGACCGTGCCCGTGGTGCCGGGTGCGGGCGAGGTCGTCACGCTGAACTCCGGGCTGACCATCCCGGTCGGCTCGGTGCTCACCACCTCCGCGCCGGACCAGCCCGCCGCCTACTACCTGGTCTCCAGGGACGGCATGGTGCGGGTGACGGCGTTGCTCGCCGCCGTCGTCCGCAATGCCGACGCGCAGGGCGCGGCCTCGGCCCGCACGGTCGGGCCGGACGTGCTCGCGGCCAACCTGCGGCCCGGCACCTGGCCGGGTACCGCGAGCTACCCGGCCAGGCCGATCCGGCTGGTCGACCCCGAGCGGATCGGGGTGAGCTGCTACCACTGGTCGCGCACCGACCGGGATCCGGCCGCGGTCACCGAACTCCTGGTCGGCACCGGGCTCCCGCTCTCCGCCGATGAGCAGCGCCGCACGGTGTCGCTGGTGACCGCGCCCGCCTCCGGCGGCAGCACCGCCGACGCCGCCCACCTGCCCCGCGACACCGGCCGGTTCGTGCAGGTGACCGGCGCCGACACCGGGTCGCCGCTGCGCGAATCGCTGTACTGGATCTCCGACAGCGGGGTCCGCTACGGGGTCGAGGCCGCGCTCACCGGCAGCGGCACCGATCCGACGCTGACCGCGCTCGCGCTGCGCACCCCGGTGCCCGCGCCCTGGCACATCGTCTCGCTCTTCGCCGTCGGCCCGACGCTCTCCCAGCGCGACGCCCGCGTCATGCACGACGGCATCCCACCGGATCAGCTGGTGGCCGGCTTCGGAGGTCCCTCGTGA
- the eccA gene encoding type VII secretion AAA-ATPase EccA, with translation MSAAEDAFYTGVQNLGLVTGAARNEEHARAAFRAATDLDPDMCDAWLGRAMAGEVTPEVIYGAFRSVHNLYRDQQRAGLVDRALWCQVEIGMYGLRVAMADRDQISVAQACSYAADGEWAEAATILESVPSDDIADFVRMSLYFRTKRWPDVLAARTARPVLEDGLLDIAAELMAATALAHTGRTGEALSRAQRIVDDSRSGNLSYIWADAHYLHGMLLRHNGDHEEADRILGGLRSSALWPDRPEWQQALRDKGFRLEVATAEIIASRTDVWDPATGLDPAEAAASAAKAERDTLLAEASELLQAQIGMDSVKEQVDRLKSGVLMDQVRAKRGLAVDARSQHLIFSGPPGTGKTTIARVIAKIFAGLGVVENADVIEVSRNDMVGTHLGHTAPKTNALIDSALGGVLFIDEAYTLIQEGLSGGDAFGKEAVDTLLARMENDRDKLVVIIAGYEDQIDRFLASNEGLASRFTKRIRFASYEADELVRIADHIARKKDSILSGEAREALRERCAHLAANLRDGRRLIDLAGNGRFVRNVVEAAESERDYRFTRTNIDVLAMTDEELMTIDVLDVAGALDGLAPVARA, from the coding sequence TTGTCAGCGGCCGAGGACGCGTTCTACACCGGGGTTCAGAATCTGGGACTGGTCACCGGTGCGGCGCGCAATGAAGAGCATGCGAGGGCCGCGTTCCGGGCGGCCACCGATCTCGATCCGGATATGTGCGATGCCTGGCTGGGCCGGGCGATGGCGGGCGAGGTCACCCCGGAGGTGATCTACGGCGCGTTCCGCTCGGTGCACAACCTGTACCGCGATCAGCAGCGCGCCGGGCTGGTCGACCGCGCGCTGTGGTGCCAGGTGGAGATCGGGATGTACGGGCTGCGGGTGGCGATGGCCGACCGCGACCAGATCTCGGTCGCGCAGGCCTGCTCCTACGCCGCGGACGGCGAGTGGGCCGAGGCGGCCACCATCCTGGAGAGCGTCCCGAGCGACGACATCGCCGACTTCGTGCGGATGTCGCTGTACTTCCGCACCAAGCGCTGGCCGGACGTGCTCGCCGCGCGCACCGCCCGCCCGGTGCTGGAGGACGGGCTGCTCGACATCGCCGCCGAGCTCATGGCGGCGACCGCGCTCGCGCACACCGGCCGCACCGGCGAGGCGCTCTCCCGGGCCCAGCGCATCGTCGACGACAGCCGCTCCGGCAACCTCTCCTACATCTGGGCCGACGCGCACTACCTGCACGGCATGCTGCTGCGGCACAACGGCGACCACGAGGAGGCCGACCGCATCCTCGGCGGGCTGCGCAGCTCGGCGCTCTGGCCGGACCGCCCGGAGTGGCAGCAGGCGCTGCGGGACAAGGGATTCCGGCTCGAGGTCGCCACCGCCGAGATCATCGCCTCGCGCACCGACGTCTGGGATCCGGCCACCGGCCTCGACCCGGCCGAGGCGGCGGCATCGGCGGCAAAGGCCGAGCGCGACACGCTGCTCGCGGAGGCGTCGGAGCTGCTGCAGGCGCAGATCGGCATGGACTCGGTGAAGGAGCAGGTGGATCGGCTCAAGTCCGGAGTGCTGATGGACCAGGTGCGCGCCAAGCGCGGCCTCGCCGTGGACGCCAGGTCGCAGCACCTGATCTTCTCCGGCCCGCCGGGCACCGGCAAGACCACGATCGCGCGGGTGATCGCGAAGATCTTCGCCGGGCTCGGCGTGGTGGAGAACGCCGACGTGATCGAGGTGTCCCGCAACGACATGGTCGGCACCCACCTCGGCCACACCGCGCCGAAGACCAACGCGCTCATCGACTCCGCGCTCGGCGGGGTGCTCTTCATCGACGAGGCGTACACGCTGATCCAGGAGGGGCTCTCCGGCGGCGACGCCTTCGGCAAGGAGGCGGTGGACACGCTGCTGGCCCGGATGGAGAACGACCGCGACAAGCTGGTCGTCATCATCGCGGGGTACGAGGACCAGATCGACCGCTTCCTCGCCTCCAACGAGGGGCTCGCCTCCCGCTTCACCAAGCGGATCCGGTTCGCCAGCTACGAGGCCGACGAGCTGGTCCGGATCGCCGATCACATCGCGCGCAAGAAGGATTCGATCCTCTCCGGCGAGGCGCGCGAGGCGCTCCGCGAGCGCTGCGCGCACCTGGCCGCGAACCTGCGGGACGGCCGCAGGCTGATCGATCTGGCAGGCAACGGGCGCTTCGTGCGCAATGTGGTGGAGGCCGCCGAATCCGAGCGCGACTACCGCTTCACCCGCACCAATATCGATGTCCTCGCCATGACCGACGAGGAGCTGATGACCATCGACGTGCTCGATGTCGCCGGCGCGCTGGATGGCCTCGCCCCGGTGGCGCGGGCGTGA